Below is a window of Senegalia massiliensis DNA.
TTAAATACATCTTCAACAAAAATTCTAACTAAATTAGAAAGCCAATCCATCTTTAATAATTGTGAATTTATAAACTCAAATATAAACACTAAAAACTCCCCCTATTATCTATCTCATCAAAGAAATCCCTTAACATATTTATACTTTGTTTATTTAAACAGTATTTCATCCATTTCCCATCTTTTCTACTGTTAATAAGATTAGCTTCAGATAATATTTTCATATGATAGGAAAGAGTTGGCTGAGATATATTAAATTGCTCTAATAATTCACAAGCACAAAGCTCTCCATATGAAATCATATCAAAAATTTTTACTCTTGTAGGATCACTTAATGCTTTTAGCATTAAAGCATTATCTATATAACCTTTTTCCATAAATTCACCTCCAATAAGCTAAATTAAATATTTAAAATTATAAACAATGTTATTATACATATAGATAATTATCTATATGTATAATAACATTATATATTTATAACTGTCAATATGTTCTTTGAAATTATTTCATATCTCTAGTTGATACTAAGTCCACTCCT
It encodes the following:
- a CDS encoding ArsR/SmtB family transcription factor; the encoded protein is MEKGYIDNALMLKALSDPTRVKIFDMISYGELCACELLEQFNISQPTLSYHMKILSEANLINSRKDGKWMKYCLNKQSINMLRDFFDEIDNRGSF